In Nonomuraea sp. NBC_00507, the following are encoded in one genomic region:
- a CDS encoding carbohydrate ABC transporter permease, with product MISRGERAANYVILSVFAAFALFPIVTILSAALGPADSGGTAGLGNFTAAWEIGRFGTYLRSSLMVSSFVVVVSVLLSIMSGYAFGTMRFRGQSVLFYLFMLGIMMPSEAVAVPLYFDLRTLGLIDTFWSVALPQVALSVAFGTFWMRAYFRASNRAIVEAARIDGASTWRILWQVLVPPARPALVTLTVLVFMWTWNEFLIPLIMVTSESLRTAPLGLAFFQGQYTSGFTLLAAGSVIVATPVVIFYLFLQRHFVRGLLQGAVRE from the coding sequence GTGATCTCGCGCGGGGAGCGGGCGGCCAACTACGTCATCCTGTCGGTGTTCGCCGCGTTCGCGCTCTTCCCCATCGTGACCATCCTGTCGGCCGCGCTCGGGCCCGCCGACAGCGGCGGCACGGCCGGGCTCGGGAACTTCACGGCGGCGTGGGAGATCGGCCGGTTCGGCACGTACCTGCGCAGCAGCCTGATGGTGTCGTCGTTCGTCGTGGTCGTCAGCGTGCTGCTGTCGATCATGAGCGGATACGCGTTCGGCACCATGCGCTTCCGCGGCCAGTCGGTGCTGTTCTACCTGTTCATGCTCGGGATCATGATGCCGAGCGAGGCCGTCGCGGTGCCGCTCTACTTCGACCTGCGCACCCTCGGACTGATCGACACATTCTGGTCGGTGGCGCTGCCTCAGGTGGCGTTGTCGGTGGCGTTCGGCACGTTCTGGATGCGGGCGTACTTCCGCGCATCCAACCGGGCGATCGTCGAGGCCGCCCGCATCGACGGGGCCTCGACGTGGCGCATCCTGTGGCAGGTGCTGGTGCCGCCGGCCCGGCCCGCCCTCGTCACCCTGACCGTGCTGGTCTTCATGTGGACGTGGAACGAGTTCCTCATCCCGCTGATCATGGTGACCAGCGAGTCGCTGCGGACCGCGCCCCTCGGGCTGGCGTTCTTCCAGGGCCAGTACACCTCCGGCTTCACCCTCCTCGCCGCCGGGTCGGTCATCGTGGCGACCCCGGTCGTGATCTTCTACTTGTTCCTCCAGCGACACTTCGTCCGCGGCCTGCTCCAGGGGGCGGTCCGCGAATAA
- a CDS encoding carbohydrate ABC transporter permease, protein MTQPTMGTRPPGEPRRVAYLYVLPAFAVYAAFLLYPIGRAVQFSLYDWDGLSLGRWVGLENYAAIVADEGLRAAFGHALVLIVFYAAGPLVIGLGLAAILNHAKVRGLGFFRTVVFLPQVVAMVVVAVAWRRVYAPDGTLNTLLGALGLDALTRGWLGDYTFALPAVGVVGTWFETGLVTVLLLAGMSRIPAELYEAARLDGAGAVREFFAVTLPSVRGEIAVALTLTVIAALRTFDLVYITTRGGPGDSTSVPSYEVYHRAFGLSQVGSAAAIGVTLTVVIFVISFGINRFADRRVT, encoded by the coding sequence ATGACCCAGCCGACGATGGGGACCCGGCCTCCCGGGGAGCCCCGCCGCGTCGCCTACCTGTACGTGCTGCCGGCCTTCGCCGTGTACGCGGCGTTCCTGCTCTATCCGATCGGCCGCGCGGTGCAGTTCTCGTTGTACGACTGGGACGGCCTGTCCCTGGGCAGATGGGTCGGCCTGGAGAACTATGCCGCGATCGTCGCCGACGAAGGGTTGCGGGCCGCCTTCGGCCACGCGCTGGTCCTCATCGTCTTCTACGCGGCAGGGCCGCTGGTGATCGGGCTGGGGCTGGCCGCGATCCTCAACCACGCCAAGGTGCGCGGGCTGGGGTTCTTCCGCACCGTGGTGTTCCTGCCGCAGGTCGTCGCCATGGTCGTCGTGGCCGTGGCGTGGCGGCGAGTGTACGCGCCCGACGGCACGCTCAACACGCTGCTCGGCGCGCTGGGGCTGGACGCGCTGACCCGGGGCTGGCTGGGCGACTACACCTTCGCCCTGCCGGCGGTCGGCGTGGTGGGCACGTGGTTCGAGACGGGCCTGGTGACCGTGCTGCTGCTGGCCGGGATGAGCCGCATTCCCGCCGAGTTGTACGAGGCGGCGCGGCTGGACGGGGCGGGCGCGGTGCGGGAGTTCTTCGCGGTCACGCTGCCGTCGGTGCGCGGGGAGATCGCGGTCGCCCTGACGCTGACGGTCATCGCCGCCTTGCGCACGTTCGACCTGGTGTACATCACGACGCGGGGCGGGCCAGGCGACTCGACGTCGGTGCCCTCGTACGAGGTCTACCACCGGGCCTTCGGGCTCAGCCAGGTCGGCTCGGCGGCGGCGATCGGCGTCACGCTGACCGTCGTCATCTTCGTGATCTCGTTCGGGATCAACCGGTTCGCGGACAGGAGGGTCACGTGA